The genomic stretch TCATCGGGTACGGGCTGAAGCTGGCGCTGGGCGCCGGCAGGGGCGCATGGCACAGGGCTTGACCGGGTAACGAGCGCAGGGGAGGAAGCGATGAGCGAGGGAAAGTGTCCATTCCTGGAAGTCAAGACGGTCACCTTCTGCAAGGCGTTCCCGGTGAAGATGATCCCGCTGGACCGCGCCCTGTCGTCGAAGGGGGTATGCAACACCTGCAGCTACACGGATTGCTCCCTGTACCAGGAAAGGAGCCGGCCGAAGGTGGCGGTCGAGCAGGTAAGGGGCTTCCGTTACCGCTCCGACTACCATATCCACCCGAAACATATCTGGGTCTTTCCCTCCGGGGAGACCCACCACCGCGTGAGGGTCGGGATCGACGATTTCGCGCAGAAGCTGATCGGGAAGATCGACCGGGTCTCCCTGCCGTCGGAAGGATCGGTCGTCAAGGAGAACGCCGTCACCTTCCTGATCCACTCCGGCGCGCGGACGGTCCGCATGGTGTCTCCTTCCAACGGGATCGTGGCGGAAGTGAATCCCCGCCTCGCATCCGACCCGTCCCTGATCAACCGGGACCCGTTCCAGGAGGGGTGGGTCTACTCGATGGAAGCGCAGGCCGACGCATTGAAGGGGCTGTTCCACGGGAACAGCATCCAGCAGTGGCTCTCCTGGGAGGTCGAGCGGCTCCAACGCTCCTTCGCGACGGAGCTGGGGATGACCGCCACCGACGGGGGCGACGCCCTGGCCGACATCGGCGGGAAGCTGACGGACACGCAGTGGGAAAGGATCGCGAACCTGTTCATCGGCTGAGGCCGCGGCAAGAACGACTCCGCGGGGAAGCCGCGGAAAGGAGGACAAGATGGTGGTGCTGCTTACGGTGACGACGCTGGTCATCCTCGCGGGAGCCGGGATCTGGCTGCTGTCCCGGGAAAAGAGGCTGGCCAAGGCATTGGCGGCGGACGAATCGACCGGCGGGATCTGGTTCCACCCCGGGCACACGTGGGCCGCGTTCCAGCCGGCGGGGGTCGCAAAGATCGGGATCGACCGGTTCCTCCGGGGGATCCTCGGGCGTGTGGACGACGTGATCCTGCCCTCCGAGGGAAGGTCCGTGAAGCAGGGAGATCCGCTTCTCACCCTGGCCCACGGCGGCCGCCAGGTCCACCTGGCGTCCCCCCTGGACGGCGTGGTCTGCGGCGTGAATCTCCGGCGGGCGAACGACGGGGAATTCTCCTACAAGGACGATTACCTCGTGGTGATCCGCCCGACCCGCATCCGGGCCAACATGGCGCGGATGAAGGAGTACCGGGAGGAAGAGGGCTGGTTCCGCGCGGAGATGGCGAAGTTCAAGGACTTCATCACCTTCCGGATGGGGACGCTGCAGGAAGTGGGCGCGACCCTTGCCGACGGAGGTACGCACACGGACGGGGTCGTCGGAAAGATGGACGAGGCGACCTTCAAGGCATTCACGGAGACGTTTCTCCGTTAATCATCAAACCCGCTGGGGGGGACTCATGAATCCGTCTCGAAGGCAATTCCTGAAGTGGGCCGGGTTGGCGAGCGGCGGCCTCTGCGCCGCGAAGGCGGCCGCATCCACGCAGTTGGCGGCGCCGGGGGGCAAGCAGGCGCAGGCGCCGACCGAGTTCTACGGACTGTTGCTGGACACGACGAAGTGCATCGGCTGCCGCGCGTGCGAGGAGGCGTGCAACCAGCAGAACAAGCTGCCGGAGCCGAAGGAATCCTTCTCGACCGAAGGCGTGTTCGAGAGGAAGCGCGACACCACGCCGGAAGCGTTCCTCGTCATCAACCGGTTCGAGGACGAGAAGACCAAGGACAAGCCGATCTTCGTCCGGAAGCAGTGCATGCACTGCACGCAGCCTTCCTGCGCTTCCGCGTGCCTCTGCAAGGCGATGGTGAAAACGCCGGAAGGGCCGACCGTCTACCACAAGGACCGCTGCATGGGATGCCGGTACTGCATGATTTCCTGTCCCTTCGACATCCCCCGGTTCGACTACAACGACCCGACTCCGTACGTGATGAAATGCATCGGATGCCCGGATCTCGTGGCGAAGGGCGAGCCGACCGCGTGCGCCCAGGCATGCCCCGAGGGAGCCACGCTGTTCGGCAAGCGGAGGGACCTGATCGAGGAGGCGAAGCGAAGGATCTACCAGAACCCCGACCGTTATTATCCCCATATCTACGGGGAGCACGAGGTCGGCGGTACGGGCTACATGTACCTGTCCGCCGTCCCCATGGAGAAATTCGGCTACCGGAACGACCTGGGAACGAGGCCGTACCCCGAACTGACCTCGGGGTTCCTGTCGTCCGTCCCCCTGGTGGACATCCTCTGGCCGGCGGTGCTGTTCGGATTCAATTACCTCGTCACCGGGAAAGAGGAAGGTCACGGGAAGGAGGACGGACATGGGAACTGAATCGAAAACGGCGGTCGTCGGAAGCGGAGGGAGCGCGCCCGACACCGGGACGCTGAAGGGGTGCTTCAAGTTCTTCCTGGCGGAATTGAAGCCCAAGGGGCCGGTGATCACGCCGTTCAACGTCATCACCGGCATCATCATCGTCGTCGGGCTCGCCCTCATCGTCCTCCGGTTCTGGAAAGGGCTGGGCGCGATCACGAACCTCAGCCAGGAATATCCCTGGGGCATCTGGATCGGGTTCGACGTCGTGACCGGAGTGGCCTTCGCGGGCGGGGCGTACGTGCTGTGCTTCGCCGTGCACATCCTGAAGGTCGAGAAGTACGAGCCCATCGTGCGGGCGACCGTGCTGAACGGGTTCCTCGCGTACGTCTTCTACAGCGGGGCGCTGCTGCTCGACCTGGGGCGCCCGTGGAACGTGGTCAATCCCATCATCGGCAACGGCTACGGGTACGGATCGGTGCTCTTCCTCGTCGCCTGGCACTTCCTCCTGTATACGATCTGCCTGTTCCTGGAGACCGCGCCCGCGGTGGCGGAATGGCTGAACTGGCCCCGGGTCCGCCGGATCCTCATGATTTCGAACGCCGCCGTGGTGATCCTGGGCGTCACGCTGTCGACGCTGCACCAGGCCGGCCTGGGCGCGCTGTTCCTCTCGGCCCCCTCCAAGATCCATCCGCTCTGGTATTCCAGCAACATCCCGGTCCTGTTCTTCGTCTCGAGCATGTTCGCCGGGTTCTCCATGATCATCATCGAAAGCCGGTTCACCCATAAGATCTTCTCGAGCCGCGTGGAGCCCGGGCACGAGGCGGCTTACGACAACATCATCCTCGGCCTCGGGAAAGGTTCCGCCAGTGTGATGGCCGCGTACCTGTTCCTCAAGGGGATCGACCTGATCCACGGGCACCAGTGGGGGATGCTGTTCTCCGGAATGGGCCTCTGGTACCTGTTCGAGGTCGTGGGCTGCACCGCGGTTCCGATGGTCCTCTACGTCGTGGCGGTCAGGAACCGGAACGTGAAGCTCGTCCAGGCGACCGCCTTCCTGACGGCGCTCGGCGTGATCCTGAACCGGTTGAACATCTCGGTGATCGCCTTCAAGTGGTACGAGGCGGTGCGGTATTACCCCTCCTGGCAGGAAGTGTGGGTGACGCTGGCGGTCATCAGCATGGAGCTCTGGGTGTTCCGGTGGGTCATCAACCGGATGCCGATCCTCGGCGAGCACCCCGAATACAGGACGGCGCGGCACGAAAATAAAGCGGAGGTGGCGAGATGGACGGTTTCAGCTTCTTAGATATCTACGCGACCAAGGGGATCGAGTACCTGGTCGCCGCGGTATTCTTCATCGGGTTCCTCGTGCTCCAGTACCGCGTGATGCGGCCCGCTCCAGGGAAGCCGGAAACGCTGCCGGCAGGGCAGGGGGGCCACCTGGGCACGTTCCGCGTGCCGGACGGCTACAGCTTCCACCAGGGGCACGGCTGGATGAAGGCGGAAGGGGCGCCGGGCGGGAAGAGCGGCCTGGTCCGGGTCGGGATGACAGACTTCGCGCAGAAGCTCGTGGGGACGGTGGACGCCGTCGAACTGCCGCCCGTCGGCTCCCGCGTCGAGCAGGGGAAGACGGCGTGGAGCCTCAAGATCGATGCCGCCGCCGTTCCGATGCTGTCGCCCGTGAGCGGCGTGGTCACGGCGGTGAACGACAAGGTCCTCCGCTCCCCGGAGATCCTGAAACGGGACCCGTACGCGGAAGGGTGGCTGTTCCGGGTGGAGTCCGATCGGCTCTCCTGCGACGGCAGGCATCTCCTGTCGGGGAAGGTCGCGAGGAGCTGGATGGAAGACTCCCTGAGGAACCTCTTCCCGGCGGAGGACGCCGCGCTGGGCCCGGTCATGCAGGACGGCGGCCTTCCCGTCGACGGGTTCGCGAAGGCCCTGGGAGGGGAGCGGTGGCGGGGGCTCGCCATGACGCACCTGCGCGTCGACGGAGAGGAGTTCCCCCGCTGACGGATCCCCGTGCCGGCGCCGGAGCGGTCTTCCGGCGCCGGCGCGGGGGAAGGGTGCGGATGGAAAGCGGAGGTGATCGGGATGGGCGGTTTCACCTTCGTCGACATCTACGCGACCAAGGGGATCGAGTATCTGATCGCCGCGGTCTTTTTCGTCGGATTCCTCGTCTTGCAGTACTTCCTGATGCGTCCCCCTCCGCGGAAGACGGAAACCCTGCCGCAGGGTCAGGGACGCCACCTCGGCACGTTCCGCGTGCCGGACGGCTACAGCTTCCATCAGGGGCACGGCTGGATGAAGGCGGAAGGGGCGCCGGGCGGGAAGAGCGGCCCGGTCCGCGTCGGGATGACCGACTTCGCGCAGAAGCTCGTGGGGACGGTGGACGCCGTCGAGCTGCCGCCCGTCGGCTCCCGCGTCGAGCAGGGGAAGGCGGGGTGGAGCCTCAAGGTCGATGCCGCCGTCGTCCCGATGCTGTCGCCCGTGAGCGGCGTGGTCACGGCGGTGAACGACAAGGTCCTCCGCTCCCCGGAGATCCTGAAACGGGACCCGTACGCGGAAGGGTGGCTGTTCCGGGTGGAGTCCGACCGCCTCTCCTGCGACGGCAGGCATCTCCTGTCGGGGAAGGTCGCGGTGTCCTGGATGGAAGACTCCCTGAGGAAGCTGTTCCCGGCGGAGGACGCCGCGCTGGGCCCCGTCATGCAGGACGGCGGCCTTCCCGTCGACGGGTTCGCGAAGGCCCTGGGAGGGAAACGGTGGCGGGAACTCGCCATGACGCACCTGCGGGTCGACGATGAGGATCTTGCCTGATGCGGTTATACTGTGATCCATGGGTGGCGCTCTGGTATGGGCCGCGGCCGCGCTGGCGTTGTCCTCGCTCGGAATGGCGGCCACGGGGGTCCGTTCCTCCCTCCTGATCCTGGGGGAGGAGGGGCTTTCGGAAGCGGCGGAACGGGGAAACGAAACCGCGGCGGAGATCCTCGAAAAGACGAGGGACCCCTCGCTGCGGTTCCCGTTTTCCCTGTGGGCGGCCGCCGCGCTACTGAAGATCGCCTCCGCCGTTGCGGCGGGATACGCCGCCGCAGCAGCGTGGATCGGCGCGGGAGGGCTCCGCGGCCTGGGGCTCGCGGCGGCCTGGACGGCGTCTTACCTGCTGTTCGTCTTCCTCATGGAGAACATCGCGACCCGGCGGGGACTCGTCCATCCGGAGGCCGTCCTGCGGGGAGGGGCGGCGACGCTGCGCATCCTGCGGCTCTCGGCGCTTCCCGCCGCGGCCGTCGAGGGGGCGGGCCGGTTCTTCTTTCCCGGGAAGTTCTCCCCCGAGGCGCTGATGGATATCCGCTTCGGGTCCGAGGAGGGGATCCTGACCGTCATCGAGGAGGGAGCGGAGCACGGAACGATCGGTCCCACCGAGGAGAGAATGATCGAGGGAATCCTCCGGTTCGGCGACCGGACCGTGTCGGAGGAGATGACGCCGCGGTCCCGGGTCGTGTTCCTGCGACAGGGCGCCCCACTTTCCGAAGTGCGGCGGATCGTGGGGGAAACCTCGTTCTCCCGCTATCCGGTCCTTGCCGTGAACGGGGAGGAGGTGGTCGGGGTCCTTCCGGCGCGCTCGCTCTTCCTGGCGGGAGAGGATCTTCCCTGGGAACGCCTCCTCGAAAAGCCGGTCTACGTTCCGGAGTCGATGAACATGGGGGGGCTGTTCCGCCGGTTCGAGCGCGCGCCCTCCCACATGGCCATCGTGATCGACGAGCACGGAATGCTTTGCGGCGTCATCACCGTGGACGACCTGCTGGAGAAGATCCTCGGGAACATCGCGGGAGGGGAGCCTCCCGCCGAGGTCCCCGTGCGGGAGAAGGACGGGGCGCTGACCGTGCCGGCCTCGATCCCGGTCCGGGAGCTCCGGGACGATTACGGGATCGATATTCCCTTGAGCCCCGTTTACGAGACGGCCGGCGGGTTCGCGCTGGACTGCCTCCAGGACATCCCCGAAGGAAGGGTCACTTTCCGGGCCCACGGGTACCGGATCACGGTGATCGAGACCGAGGGGCACAGCATCCGCAGGCTCCGCTTCGAGAAGGTCCCTTCTACCGGAAAGTGACGATCTCCTCCGGGGGCTTGCGCGGCGGCTTTTTCGGGGCGGAATCCGTTTTCCCCAGCGCGATGACGGCGACCAGCTCCTCCGGGTGCCGGACGAGGAGCGTGGATTCGAGCTCCGCCTTGGCGATCAGGGGACCGGTCATCCAGCAGGCGCCGTACCCCAGCGCGTGGGCGGCCAGGAGGAACTGCGCGATCCCGGCGGAGATCCCCTGCAGCCCCGGGTTCACCTGGAAGCGGCGGCTCTTGTACCGCTCGGGGTCCTTCTCGCGGACCGCCTTGTCCGTGGACGACTCGAAGGGCATCCCCACGACGCAGACGGCGGCCGGGGCGTATGCGAACAGGTTGTGGCTGGAGGGTTTCCCCTGCGGGGTTTCCTTTCCCGTCATCCGCTCGAGGATCTCGTCCACGATGCCTTTCATGCGGGCGAGCGTCTCCTTGTCGTGCACGACGATGAACCGGAAGTTCTGGGCGTTCCCGGCCGTGGGCGCCCAGGAAGCGGCTTCCACCATCCGGAGGATCTGTTCCCGCGGCACGGCTTCCTTGCGGAACTTGCGGATGCTCTGACGCTCTTTCATCGCCGTGAAGACATCCATCCCGTTTCCTCCTTGAAATCCCGTTAAGTTGTCTTACCCGGGGTCAGTGGCCGAACAGAAGGAACTCCGCGGCGCGCTCCTTCTCCCGGACGTGGGAGAGGAGCCGCTCCCGCGGGATCCCGCCGCCGGACGCGGCTGCCCGGACGGTCTCCGCGGAGTCCTTCCCTCCCGTGACGACGAGAAGGGAGGTCGCCGGCATCTCCGCCACGGCCCCGGAGATCCTCGATACGATCTCGGTCCCCGTTTTCGTCAGCTTCCCGCCGCGCTCGCCGATGAGGAGCTTTTCGGGCACGACGATCCGCAGCGACGTCCCGACGGGGATGACGCCGATCTGCGGGGAGACCTCCGCCAGGCCGGCGGAAAGCCGCCGAAGCTTCTCGTCCATCCGCAGCGACGGGTCCCGCGTCTCCTCCCGGATCCGCTCGATGCGGCCGGAGAGGATCGCGCTCCGGTTTTCGAGCTCCGCGATCTCCCGCTCCTTTTCGGCGCCCGCGCGCCGCGCCTCCGCGAGCTCCCGGTCGCAGCCCTCGGCCCGCGCGGTCAGCTCCTGCACCTTGCGTCCCGTCGCCTTTTCGCCTTCGAGCAGTTCGTCGATGAGACGCTCCCGTCCGACCCGGTTCTCTCCCAGCCGCTTCAGCGATTCATCCCTCTCCTTCACCTGCCCCGCCAGCGCCGCCTCGGCTTCCTTCCCCGCGGCCACCCGCTTCGACAGCTCCGAGTTTTCCTCCGCAAGTTTCGCCTTCTCGCGGTTCAGGGAGGCGAGGGCGTTCCTCAAGGAGTCCGTTTCCTTCGATTTCACCTCGTAAGCCGACCTTGTTACGATGCATCCCGATCCGGAAAGGAGCAGGACGACGGCGGGGACCGCGAACAGGAACCTGCGCATCGGGGGGCGACGCTCCGTGTATGGTAATTTCATAAAGGATAATAGGATTTTACTTTCCATCCCCTTTTTAATAAAGTTGAAAAAAATTCCGGCCCTCGAGGATGCGCATCGGTGTCCCAGAGCACCCCCGATCTCCTGGACAGGTTGGCGAGGCTCGGCTATGTGACTCCCGGCGACATGAAGGAGATCCGGGAATCCGCCTCCGTGCGCGGGATCCCTCTTCTCGAGGCCGCGGTGCTGGGAAACCGGCTTCACCAGGACGCCCGGGGGTGGATCCTCGCCGAGACGATCGGGATCCCCTTCCTGGAGATCGA from Thermodesulfobacteriota bacterium encodes the following:
- a CDS encoding nitroreductase family protein yields the protein MDVFTAMKERQSIRKFRKEAVPREQILRMVEAASWAPTAGNAQNFRFIVVHDKETLARMKGIVDEILERMTGKETPQGKPSSHNLFAYAPAAVCVVGMPFESSTDKAVREKDPERYKSRRFQVNPGLQGISAGIAQFLLAAHALGYGACWMTGPLIAKAELESTLLVRHPEELVAVIALGKTDSAPKKPPRKPPEEIVTFR
- a CDS encoding CBS domain-containing protein; amino-acid sequence: MGGALVWAAAALALSSLGMAATGVRSSLLILGEEGLSEAAERGNETAAEILEKTRDPSLRFPFSLWAAAALLKIASAVAAGYAAAAAWIGAGGLRGLGLAAAWTASYLLFVFLMENIATRRGLVHPEAVLRGGAATLRILRLSALPAAAVEGAGRFFFPGKFSPEALMDIRFGSEEGILTVIEEGAEHGTIGPTEERMIEGILRFGDRTVSEEMTPRSRVVFLRQGAPLSEVRRIVGETSFSRYPVLAVNGEEVVGVLPARSLFLAGEDLPWERLLEKPVYVPESMNMGGLFRRFERAPSHMAIVIDEHGMLCGVITVDDLLEKILGNIAGGEPPAEVPVREKDGALTVPASIPVRELRDDYGIDIPLSPVYETAGGFALDCLQDIPEGRVTFRAHGYRITVIETEGHSIRRLRFEKVPSTGK
- the nrfD gene encoding NrfD/PsrC family molybdoenzyme membrane anchor subunit; the protein is MGTESKTAVVGSGGSAPDTGTLKGCFKFFLAELKPKGPVITPFNVITGIIIVVGLALIVLRFWKGLGAITNLSQEYPWGIWIGFDVVTGVAFAGGAYVLCFAVHILKVEKYEPIVRATVLNGFLAYVFYSGALLLDLGRPWNVVNPIIGNGYGYGSVLFLVAWHFLLYTICLFLETAPAVAEWLNWPRVRRILMISNAAVVILGVTLSTLHQAGLGALFLSAPSKIHPLWYSSNIPVLFFVSSMFAGFSMIIIESRFTHKIFSSRVEPGHEAAYDNIILGLGKGSASVMAAYLFLKGIDLIHGHQWGMLFSGMGLWYLFEVVGCTAVPMVLYVVAVRNRNVKLVQATAFLTALGVILNRLNISVIAFKWYEAVRYYPSWQEVWVTLAVISMELWVFRWVINRMPILGEHPEYRTARHENKAEVARWTVSAS
- a CDS encoding 4Fe-4S dicluster domain-containing protein, yielding MNPSRRQFLKWAGLASGGLCAAKAAASTQLAAPGGKQAQAPTEFYGLLLDTTKCIGCRACEEACNQQNKLPEPKESFSTEGVFERKRDTTPEAFLVINRFEDEKTKDKPIFVRKQCMHCTQPSCASACLCKAMVKTPEGPTVYHKDRCMGCRYCMISCPFDIPRFDYNDPTPYVMKCIGCPDLVAKGEPTACAQACPEGATLFGKRRDLIEEAKRRIYQNPDRYYPHIYGEHEVGGTGYMYLSAVPMEKFGYRNDLGTRPYPELTSGFLSSVPLVDILWPAVLFGFNYLVTGKEEGHGKEDGHGN
- a CDS encoding glycine cleavage system protein H — translated: MSEGKCPFLEVKTVTFCKAFPVKMIPLDRALSSKGVCNTCSYTDCSLYQERSRPKVAVEQVRGFRYRSDYHIHPKHIWVFPSGETHHRVRVGIDDFAQKLIGKIDRVSLPSEGSVVKENAVTFLIHSGARTVRMVSPSNGIVAEVNPRLASDPSLINRDPFQEGWVYSMEAQADALKGLFHGNSIQQWLSWEVERLQRSFATELGMTATDGGDALADIGGKLTDTQWERIANLFIG
- a CDS encoding glycine cleavage system protein H, giving the protein MDGFSFLDIYATKGIEYLVAAVFFIGFLVLQYRVMRPAPGKPETLPAGQGGHLGTFRVPDGYSFHQGHGWMKAEGAPGGKSGLVRVGMTDFAQKLVGTVDAVELPPVGSRVEQGKTAWSLKIDAAAVPMLSPVSGVVTAVNDKVLRSPEILKRDPYAEGWLFRVESDRLSCDGRHLLSGKVARSWMEDSLRNLFPAEDAALGPVMQDGGLPVDGFAKALGGERWRGLAMTHLRVDGEEFPR
- a CDS encoding glycine cleavage system protein H, yielding MPAPERSSGAGAGEGCGWKAEVIGMGGFTFVDIYATKGIEYLIAAVFFVGFLVLQYFLMRPPPRKTETLPQGQGRHLGTFRVPDGYSFHQGHGWMKAEGAPGGKSGPVRVGMTDFAQKLVGTVDAVELPPVGSRVEQGKAGWSLKVDAAVVPMLSPVSGVVTAVNDKVLRSPEILKRDPYAEGWLFRVESDRLSCDGRHLLSGKVAVSWMEDSLRKLFPAEDAALGPVMQDGGLPVDGFAKALGGKRWRELAMTHLRVDDEDLA